From Coffea arabica cultivar ET-39 chromosome 2e, Coffea Arabica ET-39 HiFi, whole genome shotgun sequence, the proteins below share one genomic window:
- the LOC113729446 gene encoding annexin-like protein RJ4, with protein MATLIFPEHPSPVADAEALKKAFQGWGTNEKAIISILGHRNAVQRKLIRKAYEDMYAEDLVKRLESELSGDFEKVIYRWILDPEERDAVLLNVAIKHKPSPDYRVIVEFSTIYNPEEFLAVKRAYQHRFKHSLEEDIAQHTTGDLRKLLVGLASPYKYAGGEMDVKLAKSEADKLQDLVKDKALNHEEVIRIITTRSNAQIVAALNHYKDSHGTAITKHLKDDPANDYLAALLTAIRSINNPQKHYEKVLRIALNKPGTDEDAITRVIVTRAEKDLNDIKDIYYKRNSVALDHAISNETSSHYKAFLLALLGKD; from the exons ATGGCAACCCTCATTTTCCCTGAGCACCCTTCTCCTGTTGCAGATGCTGAAGCTCTTAAGAAGGCTTTTCAAG GATGGGGAACAAATGAGAAGGCAATAATATCAATACTGGGCCACCGGAATGCTGTTCAGAGGAAGTTGATCAGAAAAGCATACGAGGATATGTATGCTGAAGATCTTGTCAAGCGTCTTGAATCGGAACTGTCCGGCGACTTTGAG AAAGTTATCTATCGATGGATATTGGATCCAGAGGAGAGGGATGCAGTCTTGCTAAATGTGGCAATTAAGCATAAACCGTCTCCTGATTACCGAGTTATTGTTGAATTTTCTACCATTTACAACCCTGAGGAGTTCTTGGCTGTAAAGCGTGCTTATCAGCACCGCTTCAAGCATTCATTGGAAGAAGACATAGCTCAACATACCACTGGTGATTTGCGCAAG CTTTTGGTTGGTTTGGCAAGTCCATACAAGTATGCTGGTGGTGAGATGGACGTGAAATTAGCGAAGTCCGAGGCTGATAAGCTTCAAGATTTGGTCAAAGATAAGGCTCTGAATCATGAAGAAGTCATTAGAATCATAACTACCAGAAGCAATGCTCAGATTGTGGCAGCTCTAAACCACTACAAGGATAGCCATGGCACTGCAATCACCAAG CATTTGAAGGATGATCCAGCTAATGACTACTTAGCTGCGTTGCTTACAGCCATTCGATCCATTAATAATCCGCAGAAGCACTATGAGAAG GTACTCCGTATTGCGCTAAACAAGCCGGGGACTGATGAGGATGCAATCACCCGAGTTATTGTTACAAGGGCTGAAAAAGACTTGAATGATATCAAGGACATTTATTATAAGCGTAACAGCGTGGCTCTTGATCATGCAATTTCCAATGAAACCTCCAGCCATTACAAAGCTTTCCTTTTGGCTTTGTTGGGGAAGGATTAG